One window from the genome of Thermus sediminis encodes:
- a CDS encoding heme/hemin ABC transporter substrate-binding protein, whose translation MKRKAFGLLAALATLAWAQPYRVVDATGREVVVPSTQRIVSLDGITTEILFAVGVGDQVVGRDDSSYYPPEVLQRPSVGYQFRLSAEGILSLRPTLVIGREDVRPPQVVEQLRATGVSVVLVPTEPTVQGAKAKIRVVAQAVGRGTRGEELVRRLERDLLALEAFKAQQAPKGKLRALFLYMRGPQTLFVCGEGATPVGMMILAGLENAAKGIRECRPMTPESVVAARPDVIVTFKKGLDSVGGLSGLLRLPGIAQTPAGQRGKVVAMDDLYLGSFGPRAGKAALDLFRAAYLQEGFVEVAP comes from the coding sequence ATGAAGCGCAAGGCTTTCGGACTTTTGGCGGCCTTGGCCACCTTGGCCTGGGCCCAACCCTACCGGGTGGTGGACGCCACGGGCAGGGAGGTGGTGGTGCCTTCCACGCAGCGCATCGTCAGTCTGGACGGCATCACCACGGAGATCCTCTTCGCCGTGGGGGTTGGGGACCAGGTGGTGGGGCGGGACGACTCCAGCTACTACCCCCCGGAGGTGCTCCAGCGGCCCAGTGTGGGCTACCAGTTCCGCCTTTCCGCCGAAGGGATCCTCTCCTTACGACCCACCTTAGTCATCGGCCGGGAGGACGTCCGACCACCCCAGGTGGTGGAGCAACTCAGGGCTACGGGGGTGAGCGTGGTCCTGGTTCCCACCGAGCCCACCGTCCAGGGGGCCAAGGCCAAGATCCGCGTGGTGGCCCAGGCCGTGGGCCGGGGAACCCGGGGGGAGGAGCTCGTGCGGAGGTTGGAGCGGGACCTCCTAGCCCTCGAGGCCTTCAAGGCCCAGCAGGCCCCCAAGGGCAAGTTGCGAGCCCTTTTCCTCTACATGCGGGGTCCCCAGACGCTCTTCGTATGCGGGGAGGGGGCTACGCCCGTGGGCATGATGATCCTAGCAGGCTTGGAAAACGCGGCCAAGGGAATCCGGGAGTGCCGGCCTATGACCCCAGAAAGCGTGGTGGCGGCGAGGCCAGACGTCATCGTCACCTTCAAGAAGGGCCTGGATTCCGTTGGGGGCCTTTCGGGTCTCCTTCGCCTCCCTGGGATCGCGCAAACCCCTGCAGGGCAGAGAGGGAAGGTGGTGGCCATGGACGACCTCTACCTGGGCTCCTTCGGCCCCAGGGCAGGCAAGGCGGCCCTAGACCTGTTCCGGGCCGCTTACCTTCAGGAGGGATTTGTGGAGGTGGCACCGTGA
- a CDS encoding ATP-binding cassette domain-containing protein translates to MLEAQGVGYLAGGRWILRRVDLALGEGEFLAVLGPNGSGKTTLLRILAGELAPSEGEVRLFGKPLPAYTPEALARRRAVLSQSRQLSFPFTAYEVAFLGRLPHIRGRETPEDHRKTLEALEQAQARGLGERLFPSLSGGEAMRVEAARLLSQEPRLLLLDEPTNHLDPRYALELLLLFRALTLEGKGVVAVLHDLNLAGLFADRVLLLEGGTARAFGPPEAVLRPEVLEPVYGVAFTAAARGEGPPLLFPTPKAPRSASSPKGLPLGPTPPPPQTPESEGRGR, encoded by the coding sequence GTGCTTGAGGCCCAAGGCGTCGGCTATCTGGCCGGGGGGCGCTGGATCCTGAGGAGAGTGGACCTGGCCCTGGGGGAGGGCGAGTTTTTGGCGGTCCTGGGGCCCAACGGCAGCGGCAAGACCACCCTGCTCCGCATCCTGGCAGGGGAGCTGGCCCCCAGCGAGGGGGAGGTGCGCCTCTTCGGGAAACCCCTCCCTGCCTATACCCCTGAGGCCCTAGCCCGCAGACGGGCCGTCCTTTCGCAAAGCCGCCAGCTGAGCTTTCCCTTCACCGCCTACGAGGTGGCCTTCCTGGGCCGGCTCCCCCACATCCGGGGGAGGGAGACCCCGGAGGACCACCGGAAGACCCTCGAGGCCCTGGAGCAGGCTCAGGCCCGTGGCCTCGGCGAGCGCCTCTTCCCAAGCCTATCTGGAGGAGAGGCCATGCGGGTGGAGGCCGCCCGGCTCCTCAGCCAGGAACCCCGGCTCCTCCTCTTGGACGAGCCCACCAACCACCTGGACCCGCGGTATGCCCTAGAGCTCCTCCTCCTCTTCCGGGCCCTGACCCTGGAGGGCAAGGGGGTGGTGGCCGTACTGCACGACCTGAACCTGGCCGGCCTCTTTGCAGACCGTGTGCTCCTCCTGGAAGGGGGGACGGCGCGGGCCTTCGGACCGCCGGAAGCGGTCCTGAGACCCGAGGTCCTGGAACCCGTCTACGGGGTGGCCTTTACCGCCGCGGCCCGGGGGGAGGGACCGCCCTTGCTCTTCCCCACGCCCAAGGCCCCCCGGTCGGCGTCCTCCCCTAAGGGCCTGCCCCTGGGGCCAACCCCTCCCCCGCCCCAGACCCCCGAAAGCGAGGGACGCGGGCGCTGA
- a CDS encoding acyl-CoA thioesterase: MVYPVFPGETNHYGTLFGGTVLAWMDQAAFVAATRHAKRKVVTVHADAVDFKRPVPLGSIVELVARVVGVGRTSMRVEVEMWVEPVSEREASYLAAKGGFVLVALDEAGRPAPVPPLEVGDAHGA, translated from the coding sequence ATGGTCTACCCCGTATTCCCTGGGGAGACCAACCACTACGGAACGCTCTTCGGCGGCACGGTCCTGGCCTGGATGGACCAGGCGGCCTTCGTGGCCGCTACCCGCCACGCCAAGAGGAAGGTGGTGACGGTGCACGCGGACGCAGTGGACTTCAAGCGCCCTGTCCCCCTAGGCTCCATCGTGGAGCTGGTGGCCCGGGTGGTGGGGGTGGGGCGCACCTCCATGCGGGTGGAGGTGGAGATGTGGGTGGAGCCGGTCTCCGAGAGGGAGGCTTCCTATTTGGCGGCCAAGGGGGGTTTCGTCCTCGTAGCCCTGGACGAGGCGGGAAGACCTGCCCCGGTGCCGCCCCTGGAGGTGGGGGATGCTCACGGAGCCTAG
- a CDS encoding protoglobin domain-containing protein: MTDKNLARFYAIAQEIWSQLPPQARFRPVEDGKVLARHRGFLEGLTGELVQGFYETLFAHPPTRAIFREGERPLREKTLRDWYLRTLAGPFNGQYFAWQALVGLVHVRRGVTNAMMAGMWNWLTEEVERRAREALSREEAEALAGAWRRLAFTVAALISEEYLDAYLEALAEAFGREPKEFRRLAQGEAERLLRELSPR; this comes from the coding sequence ATGACGGACAAGAACCTGGCCCGCTTCTACGCCATCGCCCAGGAGATCTGGAGCCAGCTTCCCCCTCAGGCCCGCTTCCGGCCCGTGGAGGACGGCAAGGTCCTGGCCCGGCACCGGGGCTTTCTGGAGGGCCTCACCGGGGAGCTGGTCCAGGGCTTTTACGAGACCCTCTTCGCCCACCCGCCCACCCGGGCCATCTTCCGGGAAGGGGAGAGACCCCTCCGGGAGAAGACCCTGAGGGACTGGTACCTCCGCACCTTGGCGGGGCCCTTCAACGGCCAGTACTTCGCCTGGCAGGCCCTGGTAGGCCTGGTCCACGTGCGGCGGGGGGTGACCAACGCCATGATGGCGGGCATGTGGAACTGGCTCACGGAGGAGGTGGAAAGGAGGGCCCGCGAGGCCCTGTCCCGGGAAGAAGCCGAAGCCCTCGCTGGGGCCTGGCGGCGGCTGGCCTTCACCGTGGCCGCCCTGATCTCCGAGGAGTACCTGGACGCCTACCTCGAGGCCCTGGCCGAGGCCTTCGGCAGGGAGCCCAAGGAGTTTCGCCGCCTGGCCCAAGGGGAGGCGGAGCGCCTCCTAAGGGAGCTTAGCCCCCGGTGA
- a CDS encoding antibiotic biosynthesis monooxygenase family protein, with protein MFVTMNRIPVRPEYRESFEEAFRQRARLVDQAPGFLRNLVLRPKDPGDPYIVLTFWESEAAFLAWTQSPAFREGHARGTLPKEAFLGPSRLEAFTAILDSEVQDA; from the coding sequence GTGTTCGTGACCATGAACCGCATCCCCGTCAGGCCGGAGTACCGGGAGAGCTTTGAGGAGGCCTTCCGCCAAAGGGCCCGCCTGGTGGACCAGGCGCCGGGGTTCCTGCGCAACCTGGTCCTTAGGCCCAAGGACCCCGGGGACCCCTACATCGTCCTGACCTTCTGGGAGAGCGAGGCCGCCTTCCTGGCCTGGACCCAAAGCCCCGCCTTCCGCGAGGGGCACGCCAGGGGCACCCTCCCCAAGGAGGCCTTCCTCGGGCCCAGCCGGCTGGAGGCTTTCACCGCCATTCTGGACTCGGAGGTGCAGGATGCCTAA
- the cobO gene encoding cob(I)yrinic acid a,c-diamide adenosyltransferase has product MESPRRVRPYERPKGERRGLVIVYTGDGKGKSTAAFGLALRAHGRGLRVRVFQFLKHQGARFGEHRALERLGIPIEGLGDGFTWRSRDLLASARLAQEGWQRAKEAILSGAYHLVVLDEATYPLRYGWVPLDEVLSALRAKPPHVHVVLTGRGAPEALLELADTVTEMRKVKHAFDLGVPAQRGIEH; this is encoded by the coding sequence ATGGAAAGCCCTAGGCGGGTGAGGCCCTACGAAAGGCCCAAGGGGGAGAGGCGGGGCCTCGTCATCGTCTACACCGGGGACGGCAAGGGGAAGAGCACCGCCGCCTTCGGCCTGGCCCTAAGGGCCCACGGCCGGGGGCTAAGGGTGCGGGTCTTCCAGTTCCTCAAGCACCAGGGGGCCCGCTTTGGGGAGCACCGGGCCCTGGAAAGGCTCGGCATCCCCATAGAGGGCCTGGGGGACGGGTTTACCTGGAGGAGCCGGGACCTTTTGGCCTCGGCCCGCCTGGCCCAGGAGGGCTGGCAGAGGGCCAAGGAGGCCATCCTCTCCGGGGCCTACCACCTGGTGGTCCTGGACGAGGCCACCTATCCCCTGCGCTACGGTTGGGTTCCTCTGGACGAGGTCCTTTCCGCCCTGAGGGCCAAGCCCCCCCACGTCCACGTGGTCCTCACGGGGAGGGGGGCCCCCGAGGCCCTTCTGGAGCTTGCGGACACGGTCACGGAGATGCGCAAGGTGAAGCACGCCTTTGACCTAGGGGTTCCCGCGCAAAGGGGCATTGAGCACTAG
- a CDS encoding DUF3386 family protein — MPKPPPEAPPAWALLREARERIYTLPPDFPGFRARLAFHWQGIWQWGEVAAWGFAPEVHLTANAKSLAERELASLLGHRRPIPFDQGEGRWPMRLVEEGPLGARIALEDPFRSQLWVRNGRIALIQRHLDGEILRIHLLSWRETDDGRLLPHRFLRVHQDLRGRVCRVGVYRDEYALVGPYWLPREREVVAEGEGLDSLVLRMEEMEVRG; from the coding sequence ATGCCTAAGCCACCCCCGGAGGCGCCCCCCGCCTGGGCCCTCCTCAGGGAAGCCCGGGAGCGCATCTACACCCTTCCCCCGGACTTCCCTGGCTTCCGGGCCAGGCTGGCCTTCCACTGGCAGGGTATCTGGCAGTGGGGCGAGGTGGCGGCTTGGGGCTTCGCCCCAGAGGTGCACCTCACGGCCAACGCCAAATCCTTGGCTGAGAGGGAACTGGCTTCCCTCTTGGGCCACCGTCGCCCCATCCCCTTTGACCAGGGGGAGGGAAGGTGGCCCATGCGGCTTGTGGAGGAGGGGCCCTTGGGGGCGCGGATCGCCCTGGAGGATCCCTTCCGTTCGCAGCTTTGGGTTAGGAATGGGCGCATCGCCCTCATCCAGCGGCACCTGGATGGGGAGATCCTCCGCATCCACCTGCTCTCTTGGAGAGAAACCGATGACGGGCGGCTTCTGCCCCACCGCTTCCTCCGCGTCCACCAAGACCTCCGGGGACGGGTTTGCCGGGTGGGAGTTTACCGGGACGAGTACGCCTTGGTGGGCCCCTACTGGCTGCCCAGGGAGCGGGAGGTGGTGGCGGAGGGGGAAGGCCTAGACAGCCTAGTCCTGCGTATGGAGGAAATGGAGGTGCGAGGATGA
- a CDS encoding adenosylcobinamide-GDP ribazoletransferase — MRPFLAALALLTAFPVPGAFSPEDLRRGAALFPLVGYLLGGLLALASLLPLPPGLLGGLLLALWLGLTGFLHLDGLLDTADALLGAKPRERRLAILKDPHLGAFAFGVGGLYLLLKWQALALSPEPLFLLLLPGFTRFLVLPFLRLYPLAREGMAALVQGGPLLPPLLLALPLPLLFPLPALLAFLAAFAVARLALSRLGGLTGDVLGAMIALSELFGLLGYALWKALGG; from the coding sequence TTGCGCCCCTTCCTCGCCGCCCTCGCCCTCCTCACCGCCTTTCCCGTGCCAGGGGCCTTCTCCCCGGAGGACCTGAGGCGGGGAGCGGCCCTCTTCCCCCTGGTGGGCTACCTCCTGGGGGGCCTCCTGGCCCTGGCCTCCCTCCTCCCCCTGCCCCCGGGGCTCCTCGGGGGGCTTCTCCTCGCCCTTTGGCTGGGCCTTACCGGCTTCCTCCACCTGGATGGCCTCCTGGACACGGCGGATGCCCTCCTTGGGGCCAAGCCCAGGGAGAGGCGCCTCGCTATCCTGAAGGACCCCCACCTGGGGGCCTTTGCCTTTGGGGTGGGGGGGCTTTACCTCCTCCTCAAGTGGCAGGCCCTGGCCCTCTCCCCAGAGCCCCTTTTCCTCCTCCTGCTCCCGGGCTTTACCCGCTTCCTCGTCCTCCCCTTCCTCCGCCTCTACCCCCTGGCCCGGGAGGGGATGGCGGCCCTGGTGCAGGGCGGGCCCCTCCTTCCCCCCCTCCTCCTCGCCCTGCCCCTTCCCCTCCTCTTTCCCCTTCCCGCACTTCTGGCCTTCCTCGCCGCCTTCGCCGTGGCCCGGCTCGCCCTTTCCCGCCTTGGGGGGCTCACGGGGGACGTGCTGGGGGCCATGATCGCCCTATCCGAGCTCTTCGGCCTGTTAGGCTATGCCCTATGGAAAGCCCTAGGCGGGTGA
- a CDS encoding ribonucleotide-diphosphate reductase subunit beta: MLTEPRRAYRPYEYPGLLRFRDAIRHSYWVHTEFSYSADVQDYALSDPPVRGLVERSLLAIAQVELSVKLFWARLYERFPKPEVAEVGMTFAESEVRHANAYAHLLDLLGLGDLFSRYLEEAPPLRERAGALEGVLARSRNASLGEYALSLLLFSAFVEHISLFSQFYALMALNRRGNRFKGIANAVEATSKEENIHGLFGVELLRLLKEERPEVFGEGFAEEALRAAEGLFRAEEALLDWIFARGDVPWVRGEEVLEFVKDRYNQVLALHGLPPPFRVRQDLLRDVEWFALELLSDKDVDFFNKRSVAYARRVKAFDPEELF; encoded by the coding sequence ATGCTCACGGAGCCTAGGCGGGCCTACCGCCCTTACGAGTACCCGGGGCTTCTGCGCTTCCGGGACGCCATCCGCCACAGCTACTGGGTCCACACCGAGTTCAGCTACAGCGCCGATGTCCAGGACTACGCCCTCTCCGATCCCCCGGTGCGGGGCCTGGTGGAGCGCTCCCTCCTCGCCATCGCCCAGGTGGAGCTCTCTGTGAAGCTCTTCTGGGCCCGCCTGTACGAGCGCTTCCCCAAGCCCGAGGTGGCCGAGGTGGGCATGACCTTCGCCGAGAGCGAGGTGCGCCACGCCAACGCCTACGCCCACCTCTTGGACCTCCTGGGCCTGGGGGATCTGTTCAGCCGGTACCTGGAAGAGGCTCCTCCCCTAAGGGAACGGGCGGGGGCCCTGGAGGGGGTCCTGGCCCGTTCCAGGAACGCCTCCCTAGGGGAGTACGCCCTTTCCCTCCTCCTCTTCTCCGCCTTCGTGGAGCACATCTCCCTCTTCTCCCAGTTCTACGCCCTTATGGCCCTAAACCGCCGCGGCAACCGCTTCAAGGGCATCGCCAACGCGGTGGAGGCCACCAGCAAAGAGGAGAACATCCACGGGCTTTTCGGGGTAGAGCTCCTCCGCCTCCTCAAGGAGGAGCGGCCCGAGGTCTTCGGGGAGGGGTTTGCCGAGGAGGCCCTCCGGGCAGCAGAAGGGCTTTTTCGCGCCGAAGAGGCCCTTTTGGACTGGATCTTCGCCAGGGGGGATGTGCCTTGGGTTCGGGGGGAGGAGGTTTTGGAGTTCGTCAAGGACCGGTACAACCAGGTTCTGGCCCTCCACGGGCTTCCCCCGCCCTTCCGGGTGCGCCAGGACCTCCTGCGGGACGTGGAGTGGTTTGCCCTGGAACTTCTTTCGGACAAAGACGTGGACTTCTTCAACAAGCGCAGTGTGGCCTACGCCAGGAGGGTGAAGGCCTTTGATCCCGAAGAGCTCTTCTAG
- a CDS encoding cobyrinate a,c-diamide synthase: protein MNPPRLLLAAPHSGAGKTTAALALLLRLRGLGLRVRPFKVGPDYIDPTHLERAAGLRPYNLDGFFLDEAGLLALFAHGMRGADLALIEGVMGLFDGKDPLGRVGSTAQVARILGAPVVLVVDAKGMAGSIAPLALGFARHDPGVQVVGVVANRVGSERHAAILREALEAHGLPLLGWLPQDPALELPERHLGLVLAGEVEPPLRALEGAGFWDLEALLRLAKAAPPLPEPPSFLPERRPPRVRVAYAWDRAFSFYYPEALELLSALGAELVPFSPLADEALPEAHALLLGGGYPELFAEGLSENQAMREAIRGFRGPILAECGGYMYLSEGLWVGERLFPMVGLAPGEARMGGKPVLGYREVEALRDNPVAARGDRLKGHEFHYARLPASPSPAWRRVGGGEVEGWTDGRVLASFVHLYLPARPAAAQRFLAQAEVLIG, encoded by the coding sequence GTGAACCCGCCCCGCCTCCTCCTCGCCGCCCCCCACTCGGGAGCGGGGAAGACCACGGCGGCCTTGGCCCTCCTCCTCCGCCTCCGGGGGCTTGGCCTCAGGGTGCGCCCCTTCAAGGTGGGGCCGGACTACATAGACCCCACCCACCTGGAGCGGGCGGCGGGCCTCAGGCCCTACAACCTGGACGGCTTCTTCCTGGACGAGGCGGGGCTCCTCGCCCTCTTTGCCCACGGGATGAGGGGGGCGGACCTAGCCCTCATAGAGGGGGTCATGGGCCTCTTTGACGGCAAGGACCCCCTGGGGCGGGTGGGCTCCACCGCCCAGGTGGCCCGGATCCTAGGGGCCCCGGTGGTCCTGGTGGTGGACGCCAAGGGCATGGCGGGCTCCATCGCCCCCCTGGCCCTGGGCTTCGCCCGCCATGACCCCGGGGTGCAGGTGGTGGGGGTGGTGGCCAACCGGGTGGGTTCCGAGCGGCACGCGGCGATTCTGAGGGAGGCCCTGGAGGCCCACGGCCTTCCCCTCCTGGGCTGGCTCCCCCAAGACCCCGCCCTGGAGCTTCCCGAGCGCCACCTGGGCCTGGTGCTGGCGGGGGAGGTGGAGCCTCCCCTAAGGGCCCTGGAGGGGGCGGGCTTTTGGGACCTCGAGGCCCTCCTCCGCCTGGCAAAGGCGGCCCCGCCCCTCCCCGAGCCCCCCTCCTTCCTTCCGGAAAGGCGCCCGCCCCGGGTGCGGGTGGCCTACGCCTGGGACCGGGCCTTTTCCTTCTACTACCCCGAGGCCCTGGAGCTCCTCTCGGCCTTGGGGGCCGAGCTCGTCCCCTTTAGCCCCCTGGCGGACGAGGCCCTCCCCGAGGCCCACGCCCTCCTCCTCGGGGGCGGCTACCCCGAGCTCTTCGCCGAGGGGCTTTCGGAGAACCAGGCCATGCGGGAGGCCATCCGGGGCTTCCGGGGGCCCATCCTCGCCGAGTGCGGCGGGTACATGTACCTCTCCGAGGGGCTTTGGGTGGGGGAGCGCCTCTTCCCCATGGTGGGCCTGGCCCCAGGGGAGGCCCGCATGGGGGGGAAGCCCGTCCTCGGCTACCGGGAGGTGGAGGCCCTACGGGACAACCCCGTGGCGGCGAGGGGGGACCGCCTCAAGGGGCACGAGTTCCACTACGCCAGGCTTCCCGCCTCCCCAAGCCCCGCCTGGCGGCGGGTGGGGGGAGGGGAGGTGGAGGGGTGGACGGACGGCCGGGTCCTGGCCAGCTTCGTCCACCTCTATCTCCCCGCCAGGCCTGCCGCGGCCCAGAGGTTTTTGGCCCAAGCCGAGGTGCTGATAGGGTGA
- a CDS encoding ribonucleoside-diphosphate reductase subunit alpha, producing MKATLRKGYEPWYWANEHTRVYMARGYLLPGVTVEARVKEIGDRAEALTGIPGFSEKFQRYMARGYYSLSTPVWANYGLRRGLPISCYGTYVEDDTASILRAVAEVGMMSKQGGGTSVYLGALRPRGAPIRDNGESNGSYAFAGLFDRVIEVFNQGSTRRGQCAAYLDVEHPDLEEWFRIQREGSEVQSLFWGVSIPDRWMEAMVAGDGRKREVWAKILKSRFEAGIPYLFFRDAAHRGMPQVFRELGLRIWASNLCTEIMLPSSPEESFVCCLSSLNLLHYEEWKDTDAVETLVIFLDSVLDDFIEKAEGIPYLERAVRFARRYRAIGLGVLGWYSYLQSQMVPLESLEAHLLNLEIFKTIRERAEEASRWLRRRHPGDELAGVGELKERRNATLLAIAPTKSSSFILGQVSPSIEPFTSNYYLKDLQKAKVPFKNPFLEELLRQKGKDEERVWRSILERNGSVQHLDFLTDEEKAVFKTFAEVSQLELLRQAAARQRYIDQGQSLNLLIHPEAPLKDVNQLYLEAWRLGLKSLYYQWSQSVAQAYSRDLLLGCRACEG from the coding sequence ATGAAAGCTACCTTGCGCAAAGGGTACGAACCCTGGTACTGGGCCAACGAGCACACCCGGGTCTACATGGCCCGGGGTTACCTCCTCCCCGGGGTCACGGTGGAGGCCCGGGTGAAGGAGATCGGGGACCGGGCCGAGGCCCTCACGGGTATCCCTGGTTTCTCCGAGAAGTTCCAGAGGTACATGGCCCGGGGGTACTACTCCCTCTCCACCCCGGTCTGGGCCAACTACGGCCTCCGGCGGGGCCTTCCCATCTCCTGCTACGGGACCTACGTGGAGGACGACACCGCCTCCATCCTCCGGGCGGTGGCCGAGGTGGGGATGATGAGCAAGCAGGGGGGCGGGACCTCCGTCTACCTGGGGGCCCTGCGCCCCCGGGGGGCCCCCATCCGGGACAACGGGGAGAGCAACGGCTCCTACGCCTTCGCCGGCCTCTTTGACCGGGTCATCGAGGTCTTCAACCAGGGCTCCACCCGCAGGGGCCAGTGCGCCGCCTACCTGGACGTGGAGCACCCGGACCTGGAGGAGTGGTTCCGCATCCAGCGGGAGGGGAGCGAGGTCCAGTCCCTCTTCTGGGGGGTGTCCATCCCCGACCGTTGGATGGAGGCCATGGTGGCGGGGGATGGGAGGAAGCGGGAGGTCTGGGCCAAGATCCTCAAGTCCCGCTTTGAGGCGGGGATCCCCTACCTCTTCTTCCGGGACGCCGCCCACCGGGGCATGCCCCAGGTCTTCCGGGAGCTAGGCCTGCGCATCTGGGCTAGCAACCTCTGCACGGAGATCATGCTCCCCTCCTCCCCCGAGGAGAGCTTTGTGTGCTGTCTTTCCTCCCTCAACCTCCTCCACTACGAGGAGTGGAAGGACACGGATGCGGTGGAGACCCTGGTGATCTTCCTGGACTCCGTCCTGGACGACTTCATAGAGAAGGCGGAGGGCATCCCCTACCTGGAGCGGGCGGTGCGCTTCGCCCGCCGCTACCGGGCCATCGGGCTTGGGGTCCTGGGGTGGTACAGCTACCTCCAGTCCCAGATGGTTCCCCTAGAGAGCCTCGAGGCCCACCTCCTCAACCTGGAGATCTTCAAGACCATCCGGGAGCGGGCGGAGGAGGCCTCCCGCTGGCTTAGGCGGCGCCACCCCGGGGACGAGCTCGCGGGGGTGGGGGAGCTTAAGGAAAGGCGGAACGCCACCCTCCTGGCCATCGCCCCCACCAAGTCCAGCTCCTTCATCCTGGGCCAGGTTTCCCCCTCCATTGAGCCCTTCACCAGCAACTACTACCTCAAGGACCTGCAGAAGGCCAAGGTGCCCTTCAAGAACCCCTTCCTGGAGGAGCTCCTCCGCCAGAAGGGCAAGGACGAGGAGCGGGTCTGGCGGAGCATCCTGGAGAGGAACGGGTCTGTGCAGCACCTGGACTTCCTGACGGACGAGGAGAAGGCGGTCTTCAAGACCTTCGCCGAGGTTTCCCAGCTGGAGCTCTTGCGCCAGGCGGCGGCCCGGCAGCGCTATATTGACCAGGGCCAGTCCCTGAACCTCCTCATCCACCCCGAGGCCCCCCTCAAGGACGTGAACCAGCTCTACCTGGAGGCCTGGCGCCTGGGCCTCAAGTCCCTCTACTACCAGTGGAGCCAGAGCGTGGCCCAGGCCTACAGCCGGGACCTCCTCCTGGGGTGCAGGGCCTGCGAGGGGTAG
- a CDS encoding FecCD family ABC transporter permease: MTSATVPHHLQRYRKALFFLALLLPLALLLGLALGAYPLPPLAIPQILLRGEGVEYQVLTVLRLPRVLGAALVGGLLALAGAVLQGLFRNPLVDPGLIGVTSGAALGAAIFIVLLPGAGPLEVYALPLFAFLGGLLATQVLWRIARTPLGTQVLVLLLSGIALNALVGAAIGLLTFLATEEQLRSLTFWTLGGFSAVTWAVLLSGLPLAFLALGLLLPLARSLNALALGEREAFHLGTELETFKRRAVAGAALGVGVAVALAGGVGFIGLVAPHLFRLLAGPDHRYLLPGAALLGATLAVLADLLARTVAAPAEVPVGVVTALLGGPFFLYLVLRYKREVYRA, encoded by the coding sequence ATGACCTCAGCTACCGTACCCCACCACCTTCAGCGTTACCGCAAGGCCCTTTTCTTCTTGGCCTTGCTCCTGCCCTTGGCCTTGCTCCTCGGCCTAGCCCTGGGCGCCTATCCCCTTCCCCCCTTGGCCATCCCCCAGATCCTCCTCCGCGGGGAGGGGGTGGAGTACCAAGTCCTCACGGTCCTCCGCCTACCAAGGGTCCTGGGAGCAGCCCTGGTGGGGGGCCTGCTGGCCCTCGCCGGGGCGGTGCTCCAGGGACTCTTCCGCAACCCCCTAGTGGACCCCGGCCTCATCGGGGTTACCTCCGGAGCCGCTCTGGGGGCGGCTATCTTTATCGTTCTCCTCCCCGGTGCCGGCCCCTTGGAGGTCTACGCCCTCCCCCTCTTTGCCTTCTTGGGGGGGCTTCTGGCCACCCAGGTCCTGTGGCGGATCGCGCGCACACCCCTGGGCACGCAGGTGCTCGTCCTACTCCTTTCGGGCATCGCCCTTAACGCCCTGGTGGGGGCGGCCATCGGCCTCCTCACCTTCCTGGCCACAGAGGAGCAGCTCCGGAGCCTCACCTTCTGGACCCTCGGGGGGTTCTCCGCCGTCACCTGGGCAGTCCTACTCTCAGGCCTCCCCCTGGCCTTCCTAGCCCTGGGCCTCCTCCTCCCCCTGGCCCGTTCCCTCAACGCTCTGGCCCTTGGGGAACGGGAGGCCTTCCACCTGGGGACGGAGCTAGAGACCTTCAAGCGGCGGGCCGTGGCCGGGGCGGCCCTGGGGGTGGGTGTGGCGGTGGCCTTGGCGGGGGGTGTGGGGTTTATCGGCCTGGTGGCCCCCCACCTCTTCCGCCTCCTGGCGGGGCCGGACCACCGCTACCTCCTGCCGGGGGCCGCCCTCCTGGGGGCTACCTTGGCCGTCCTCGCCGACCTCTTGGCCAGAACCGTGGCAGCCCCTGCGGAGGTACCCGTAGGCGTGGTGACAGCCCTCCTGGGCGGTCCCTTTTTTCTCTACCTGGTCCTGCGGTACAAGCGGGAGGTGTACCGTGCTTGA